The region TGTTCCCCTGCACCTGCCAGGCTTCGCCGGGTCAGGTGAATGTCTGAGGGCCACGCCTTCCCAGGGGGAAGGGGCACACGTCAGGCAGGGCCGGGCCTACCGCTTCGCTACTGAGTCAGAGTCTCAGCAGCCCGGCAGACAGGTCACAGGGGGGGCACAGGGGCACGTGGGAGGCCGTGGCTTGGCATACAGGGGCCGTGGGGCACGGGTACGCCGGGCAGGGGGCCGGACGCGCCGAGTGACGTGGGCGCGAAACGCTGCAGCTTTTAGGTCACGAAGCGCTACCGCTTCGTGCAAGCGACAACGCCACAAACGCCGGGCGTTCAGGTTGGCGTATATCAGGGAAACAGTGCGCTTGTCTTTAATCAAGAGAGCGTAGGCGAGGGCATTACCAAATTCGGCAACTACGTCTGCTTCGCCAAAACCTATGAAGTGGGTCCCAAACTCTCGTATCTCGGCACCCATTTCTACAATTTTTTTCACTTCTTCGTAGTGGTTACGTGCAGCCTCTAGAGAACGAGTATCTGTGCCATCTGCGCTGCTTTCCCAGTAAGCGGGGGCAAAGCCCCGTAGACGATCATGGAAACGCTCAGAGGCTATATCTAGCGTAGCTTCCTTCCTGGCCCTCTGTGTCTTAGGGGCCATGAGTCCGGTAAGGCCCTTTCGCCCTTCCTGCTTCCGGCAAGCCATCAGCGCCGCGTAACTTAGGTCAGACAGATATTCCCGCTTGGCTTCTTGCCTGCCTTCCCGACTTGCACCACGCCACAGTGTCAGAAAACCTATGCGCCGCCCGATCTTTGTCTTGCGGCGTCCTTGGGCACAGCGCACGAAGGCCAGGAAGTGCGGGCGCATGTTCAGGCGGGCCGCTTCCACTTCCAGCGGCGAAGGCGAAGGCACTTCCATGCAGGGCAGGTCTTCCCCTTCGCCGGTCTTCGTAGCCCACACGATCAGGGGGCCGCGTGTGCGCTTCGCTTCAACCTTTCCGGTCCAGTTCACCGCGTACTCTGCCCAGGTCACGCCGGACACCACACGCGCCCATTTCGAGGGCGTGAGGGTATTCAGGGAAGGGGCCGGAGTCATCTGTACCCAGCGTACACCACCGGAAAGCCCCGATCAACACAACAAAATACTGCAGGTTGTCATATAGACCTTGTGGCCCAAACGTGGCCCATTTGCCCCCGAAATATACCCTCTCGGGCCGGAAGCTCCCGGCGAAGGAAAAGGGACTTTATACTGTCCTATACGAATGCTGGCGTACTTTCCCGGAAGAGGTCAGGATACCCCCGAAATGCCTATCCGCCCTCTTTTAATCAGCGGGTTGTAGGTTCAAGTCCTACACGACCCACCACAGAAACCCCGTCTAGTACGGGGTTTTTTCCTTGTTCCAAAATATAAGGAATAGGCAGAGCGAAAGACCTTGCAGCACTGTCCGGATATGGCCCATCTGGATCATGTCAGTGCTTAGTCTGGAGTTTCTTTGCACCGCACCAGCCCGATATGACTCGGCTTCAAGTACTGCATGAGAACTGCTGTGAGATTAAAGGCAGTATAAACGGTGAGATTATCTTTATCAAAGTCTTATTCTGAAGAGTCATTCTCTTATCTTCGCCTCTAAAAGTTTAATTTTGTTTTTAAAAATTAAACTTTTTAGACGCGGAATTTAATTGCCGTCAGCTTCGAGTTATATTTTTAGGAAAAATCAAAAATAAATTATATTCATGATGTGATTCCTGCTTGTCAGGTGAGGAAGCTCCGATATAGAAGTAAGGAGTTCATCGGGGGCCACAACAAAGTTCTCACACCGACACAGGTCAAGCCACCTCTGTCGCATTTGCACTCATGGCTAACTGATGCACATCTCACGGAGGCTTATATGCATAAGAACATGAAGATCGGGATCGTTGCTTTAACCAGTGTTCTTCTTCTCGCCTCTTGCGGTGGTGGCACCACTACACCAGCTCCTGTCACTACTACGGTTGGCAGCGTTGGTATTCAGAATCCGAACGGTTATACCGTAGTCGTCAAGGACGCCAATGGGAATGTAGTTCCTTCCAGCAGTTACAACAGTCTGGCTCCTGGCACCTATTCGGTGACCTACAGCAAAGAAGGCTTTGTCAGCCAAACAGTCCCATTCACAGTTTCGGCCGGTCAGAGCGTATCCCTGGTAGCCCCCACACTGCAGGCTGTTCCCGCCAACAATGGTGCTTTCTATCTAGATGCCGACGGCAAGGTTGTGCCGATCACACGAGAAGACCTGAACAATGCCGGAACGCGCTTCGTGTTTTACGCATGGATGGAAAATGAGGCCGGAGGCATCAATCCAGCCAACCTTGGAGCCGTCACGGATCCAGGAGCGCCAACCCCCGGAGAAATGAATGAAGTGGCGCCTCTCAATACTCAGAACGTGGCGGCAGGCTACGTGGGCTATAAGACAGCGGACGGCCGTGTCTTCCCGATTGTGGGAGCAAACGTACGCTGGGACATTCTGGAGCAGACGGGCAGCGTCCGCTTTGCTGCAGCGGATGACGGCGGCCAGCCTTCCGGCGCGCCTGTGACCTCCCAGGACATCAACGACAATGCGTTGAGCGCCAACACCTACACGAACAATTCCCTTGGCAACAATACGCGTTTCCCCAGTAGCACTGAGTTCCCGCTGTACAACGTGACCGGAGTCAATACCCCGGACGTTAACGGATTTACGTGGACCGCTCTGAACCACGATCCTAATGTCACCACGCGCGCCACCGCCCGTGTCCGCGCTGTGGCTTACGTCAACGGCACCGAAATTACCAAGCGCTTCCTGGACAAGACGTTCGCCCCAAGCGCCCGCCTGACCATTACCAAGACGCCCGAAGCCCAGCAGGCAGGGTTGAACCAGGCGCGCAACTTCACCATCACTGTAGCCAACACTGGCGCCGGCCCAGCCACAGGTATCAGGCTCAATGATGTGCTGCGCACTGGCGACGGCAACGCCTACAGCATTACAGCGCCCACTGGCGGCACCGCCAACGCCAACGATGGCTTCGACGCTACGTTCGACCTCGCCCCGGGTGCCACGCGTAGCTTTACCTTCCCTGCCCAGGCAAATGCGGTTGGTGTGTACTGTGATGTCGCCTCCATCGTCAGCTACAACAACGGTGAATTTGGTCTGGTGACCCCCAACGGACTGCAGGACGAAGCCTGCCTGACCGTCACTGCTCCGAACCTGAACATCACCAAGAGCCTGGTGGACGCCAACGGCACGCCTATCGCCGACGGCATTACGGTTGCGCCAAACACCCCTGTGTTTGCCCGTATCACCGTGACCAACAATGGCAACGCGCCTGCCACGAACGTGGTCGTCACGGACGCCCTGGCCAACAATACGAACGCCGCCAACTACGCCATTCAGGGTCAGGTAACCGCCGCGCCGCAGGCAGTGGCCACCACCATGGCCGGCAATGACGGCTTCAGCACCGCTCCCTTCTCGCTGGCCGCCGGTGCGACACAGACCTTCACCTTCGCTGCTGCCGGTACGGCCGACGGCACCTACTGTGACCAGGGAACCATGACGGCCACCAGCAACAACGGCGCGGCTATTGGCCCGGTTGCTTCGCAGATTCCCTGCTTCAAGGTTGCTTCGCCTCGCCTGGCGATCACCAAGACCAACACCCAGGTCGCCGGTCAGCCACCCATCAATGCGTTGACCCCAGGAAGCAGCTACGCCAGCACCATCACCGTGACCAACAACGGCTCTGCTACAGCGACCGCTGTGGCTGTGCGTGACCTGCTCGGAAACCTCAACGGCACCTTTATGAACTTCGGGTCCGGTAACTACACCGTCAGCGGCACTGCCCAGACCGGCAGCGTGAGCTTTGACTCTGCCAGCCGCACGGTGAGCACGGTCCCTGCGACCATCAACCTGGCACCTGGCCAGACGCTGACTCTGAACATCACCAGCACCGTTGCACCCGGCACGCCTCGCGGCGAGTACTGCGACACGGGCTCGTTCGCAAGCACCAACGGCGGCACCGGGGAAGCCCGCGCCTGCGTGACGGTCACCTCCTTTATCGCTGAGCAGACCCAGCTGGTTGATACGGTCGACCCGATCCGTCCTGGTGACGCCAGCGGCACGATCGTGTCTAGCATCGCCACTGTTGAGCCGGCCAGCAACGAAGGTGCCACCAACAATGTGCTGATCTACAACTACGGTGCTCTTGATCCGGTTCAGACGACACCCGGCATCTTCAACTACAGCAATACTCAGGTCTATTACGATCCGACCCCTGTGCGTGATGCCCAGACCGGCGCCATTACCAGCACCCATACCAACCCAAGCGCCACGCTGGTTACCAACTACACGGCAAACGCAGCCTCAGGTACCGGCCAGCAGACTCTGACCTTTGCCCCAACCTTCCGTGTTGCACCCGGTGGAGCTATCTTCGTGCGCACTCAGGTGAGTGCCCCGGCTGGCACCGCCCCACGCCAGTACCAGCAGACTTTCCGCTGGAACAACACTGCCGAGAGCAGTGGTCAGGCTCAGACCAACTACAAGGCGGAATCCACCACCGTCGTTCCCTGAGGCTGGCTCTTCGCAGTCAGGTTCAGTAGGAAAATCAAGAAGAGGGCTGCCTGCAGGCAGCCCTCTTCTTGATACGACAGGAAGGAGCCCCTGATCATCAGCCAGGAACCGGCCAGGCCGGAGCTTCCCGGCTAGCGCTGCACAGCACCGACAGCCGTTCTTGTTCTCTTCGACCACGGAGGTCCAGCTATGGCGCACGCTTGTGGTGAATCCAACGTATATTTTTCCTCCAGCACAGGCGGCAGTCTTACCTGGCCTAGCGTCAGGCAAATCTGCCCTGGACCCGATTGAGGACAGACCTATGGAGGTCAGTGCACTGGTACAGGGCATCATGGGAGAGCAGCTGCCGGTCACGATCGTTCACTCAAGAGTGGATCAAAAATGGCAGATAAACGGTTCACATCTTTTACTCCGCACTCTCTGGGCTGCTAAATGAACAGCCAACAGAAGCGAGCGCTGAAGCGGTCGACTTTCAAGAGCTCGTTCCTAGATCTACCCCGCAGTCATCATCAGCAAGCCTGGTCCCAGTACCCTAAAACTGAAACACCGCGCATTCCCTATTGGTCTGTCCCGCTGTAGCCTAGAATCATCGGCTCAGGCAGACAGACACAGATCAGGCACCGCCGGCAGAAAAGACCGGTACACGCTGAGTCCTGCCAGGTAGACCCTGCCAGACCATTTCCAGAGCGGCAGCAATCAGCACCAGGCAGACCGAAAGCAAACCCCAGGTGCCCTTTTATGAATGATGTGTTCCGACCGTGAACGTTAGGAACATAGTCAGCAGCTGGTTAAGGAACCACAATAACGGGGCCAGCACCTTTTTCCTGTCACATGCTGGCCCCCCCTCTGTTCATGGACCGGCCTCAACCCCCATGGAGAGTGACGACGCATTGGCAACCGCCTTTACCCTCAACCGACTCGAGAGGAGACATGGTGAAGTACTCGACCCACCCAGAACCCATGCTGGAACGCGAAGACTGGCGCGACCTAAATGGAACGTGGCGGTTTTGTTTTGACGATGATGCCCGCTGGAAACACCCCAGCGAGGTCACATTTGACGGTGAAATCGAGGTTCCTTATCCTCCAGAAAGCCGTTTAAGTGGGATCCACGACGAAAGTTTTCACTCGGTGGTGTGGTACGGCCGCACTATCACCCTGAGCGAAAAAGAACGGAAGGGGCGACTGCTGCTGCACTTTGGAGCGGTGGACTACGTCGCAACTGTGTGGGCCAACGGCCGCATCGTCGCCCACCACGAAGGCGGACATACGCCGTTTACTGCGGACATCACGCAGCAGGCCCAGGCAGGCGAGACAGTCGAGATCGTAGTTCGGGCTCACGATAACCCCTACGACCTGGCCAAGCCCCGGGGCAAGCAGGACTGGCAGCGTGAGCCGCATTCCATCTGGTACCCCCGCACCACCGGTATCTGGCAGACCGTCTGGCTCGAGGCGGTCCCCATGACCTACATCAGGCGCCTGACCTGGACCAGCAATATGGAGCAGTGGGAAATCGGAATGACGGCCGAGATCGAGGGCCCGCTGCCCGAGGGTCTGACCCTGCGGGTCCGGCTTTACCGCGATGAAGAATTGCTGGTGGAAGACCGGTACGGGATGCGGCATGAAGAAATCGCCCGCCAGATCTCTCTCTCCGACCCAGGAATCGATGATTTCCGCAACGAACTGTTGTGGAGTCCACGGCATCCACAGCTGATCACGGCCCAGGTCGAGTTGATGGTCGGTGAGGAAGTTATTGACCGGGTGTACAGCTACACCGCCCTGCGCTCGGTCACCGTGTCTGGAAACCGCTTCCTGCTCAACGGCCGGCCGTATTACCTGAAAATGGTGCTGGACCAGGGATACTGGCCCGACAGCCTGATGACGGCTACGGATGAGGAACTGCGGCGCGATGTGGAACTGATCCGCCAGCTCGGGTTCAACGGCGCACGCAAGCACCAGAAGATCGAGAGTCCGCGCTGGCTGTACTGGTGCGATGTCCTGGGCGTGCTGGTCTGGGAGGAAATGCCGAGCCCTTACCGCTTCTCCAAGCGTGCGGTAGAGCGCCTGACCCAGGAGTGGACAGAGGTGATCGCGCGTGACATCTCACACCCCTGCATCGTGGCATGGGTGCCCCTCAATGAATCCTGGGGCGTGCCGGACCTGCCAACGAACCCGGCTCACCGGGACTACGTGAGGGCGCTGTATTACCTGACCAAGACGCTCGATCCGACCCGGCCGGTCATCGGGAATGACGGCTGGGAACACATCGCCACCGATATTCTGACCATCCACGATTATGAAGACGATCCAGAAGTGCTGCGCCAGCGCTACGCCAGCCTGGACATCACGCGCCAGACGCTGAAAATGCAGCAGCCAGCCGACCGTGTCCTGACGCTGACAGGGTTCGAGGAAGCGGGGCATCCGGTGGTCCTGTCCGAATTTGGCGGAATCGCCTATATCCCGGACCACACCAGCGGGTGGGGGTACAGCGAGTCGCAGAGCGAAGCCGACTTCCTCAAGGACTACGAAGCGCTGATGGCCGCCATCTACGAGGCTCACGGGCTGTCGGGCTTCTGCTATACCCAGCTTACCGACACCTTCCAGGAGAAAAACGGGCTGCTGTACGAGGACCGATCGCCCAAAGCCAACCTTCTGGCCCTGGCGCGCAGCACCCAGGGAAACCGCACGGCACGCGAGATGACCATTGATCCGGTGATGAATCCCTACGGTCACGCTGCACGCTGGCTGGGCCGCTATGACGGAATGCAGGGTCCTGGACAGGCACCTAAACCCAGCCAATCGGTGGAAACTGACGGCGAATAGCCGGTCTTCTTGAGTGACTCTCCAGGCTGAGACCAGGGCAGGCTGAGCATAGCCTGCCTCATCTCATTTATCTCTCGGGTACAAGGATGAGGCAGACAGGCCAGCTCTTCTGGACAATGCAGCTGATCTCTATATTTCTGGGACATTCCACTGCAGTTCTCTGGCCAGGATATGGAAGTGGAAGCCCGAGTGATCTACCGTCCCGATGTGGAAGCCGAGTCCTTCATTCGGCAATACCACGTCGAGACCCGGCGGCCGGGGATTGAAACCCGGCTGTCGGCCTGGGCACGGGACCCGGTCCTTACCGAAGAGGAACTGGCCTATGGAGCCCGTGTGGCCTGGCGCAAC is a window of Deinococcus deserti VCD115 DNA encoding:
- a CDS encoding DUF11 domain-containing protein, whose translation is MHKNMKIGIVALTSVLLLASCGGGTTTPAPVTTTVGSVGIQNPNGYTVVVKDANGNVVPSSSYNSLAPGTYSVTYSKEGFVSQTVPFTVSAGQSVSLVAPTLQAVPANNGAFYLDADGKVVPITREDLNNAGTRFVFYAWMENEAGGINPANLGAVTDPGAPTPGEMNEVAPLNTQNVAAGYVGYKTADGRVFPIVGANVRWDILEQTGSVRFAAADDGGQPSGAPVTSQDINDNALSANTYTNNSLGNNTRFPSSTEFPLYNVTGVNTPDVNGFTWTALNHDPNVTTRATARVRAVAYVNGTEITKRFLDKTFAPSARLTITKTPEAQQAGLNQARNFTITVANTGAGPATGIRLNDVLRTGDGNAYSITAPTGGTANANDGFDATFDLAPGATRSFTFPAQANAVGVYCDVASIVSYNNGEFGLVTPNGLQDEACLTVTAPNLNITKSLVDANGTPIADGITVAPNTPVFARITVTNNGNAPATNVVVTDALANNTNAANYAIQGQVTAAPQAVATTMAGNDGFSTAPFSLAAGATQTFTFAAAGTADGTYCDQGTMTATSNNGAAIGPVASQIPCFKVASPRLAITKTNTQVAGQPPINALTPGSSYASTITVTNNGSATATAVAVRDLLGNLNGTFMNFGSGNYTVSGTAQTGSVSFDSASRTVSTVPATINLAPGQTLTLNITSTVAPGTPRGEYCDTGSFASTNGGTGEARACVTVTSFIAEQTQLVDTVDPIRPGDASGTIVSSIATVEPASNEGATNNVLIYNYGALDPVQTTPGIFNYSNTQVYYDPTPVRDAQTGAITSTHTNPSATLVTNYTANAASGTGQQTLTFAPTFRVAPGGAIFVRTQVSAPAGTAPRQYQQTFRWNNTAESSGQAQTNYKAESTTVVP
- a CDS encoding glycoside hydrolase family 2 protein codes for the protein MVKYSTHPEPMLEREDWRDLNGTWRFCFDDDARWKHPSEVTFDGEIEVPYPPESRLSGIHDESFHSVVWYGRTITLSEKERKGRLLLHFGAVDYVATVWANGRIVAHHEGGHTPFTADITQQAQAGETVEIVVRAHDNPYDLAKPRGKQDWQREPHSIWYPRTTGIWQTVWLEAVPMTYIRRLTWTSNMEQWEIGMTAEIEGPLPEGLTLRVRLYRDEELLVEDRYGMRHEEIARQISLSDPGIDDFRNELLWSPRHPQLITAQVELMVGEEVIDRVYSYTALRSVTVSGNRFLLNGRPYYLKMVLDQGYWPDSLMTATDEELRRDVELIRQLGFNGARKHQKIESPRWLYWCDVLGVLVWEEMPSPYRFSKRAVERLTQEWTEVIARDISHPCIVAWVPLNESWGVPDLPTNPAHRDYVRALYYLTKTLDPTRPVIGNDGWEHIATDILTIHDYEDDPEVLRQRYASLDITRQTLKMQQPADRVLTLTGFEEAGHPVVLSEFGGIAYIPDHTSGWGYSESQSEADFLKDYEALMAAIYEAHGLSGFCYTQLTDTFQEKNGLLYEDRSPKANLLALARSTQGNRTAREMTIDPVMNPYGHAARWLGRYDGMQGPGQAPKPSQSVETDGE